In Deltaproteobacteria bacterium, a single genomic region encodes these proteins:
- a CDS encoding cold-shock protein translates to MANGIVKWFNERKGYGFIEQENGPDVFVHHSGINASGFKTLYEGDRVTFDIEQGKKGPAAVNVTAA, encoded by the coding sequence ATGGCTAATGGAATCGTGAAATGGTTCAATGAACGCAAGGGCTACGGCTTTATCGAGCAGGAAAACGGCCCGGACGTATTCGTCCATCATTCCGGAATCAACGCGAGCGGGTTCAAGACGCTTTATGAAGGCGATCGGGTGACCTTTGACATTGAGCAGGGCAAGAAAGGTCCTGCTGCAGTAAACGTCACAGCCGCTTAA
- a CDS encoding RNA-binding protein: protein MNIYVGNLSYSVTEEDLRTMFVEFGEIESVKIITDRFSGQSKGFGFVEMPSNAEADQAIKALNGKFMNGRNIKVNPADSGRKRGKRSSRRGRY from the coding sequence ATGAATATCTATGTGGGCAATCTGTCTTATAGCGTCACCGAGGAGGATCTGAGGACGATGTTTGTGGAGTTCGGAGAGATCGAAAGCGTAAAGATCATAACCGACAGGTTTTCAGGGCAGTCCAAGGGGTTTGGCTTTGTTGAGATGCCCAGCAACGCGGAGGCCGATCAGGCGATCAAGGCCTTGAACGGAAAATTCATGAATGGACGGAATATCAAAGTCAATCCTGCGGATTCCGGGAGGAAGCGCGGCAAACGTTCCTCCCGAAGAGGCAGATACTAA
- the nth gene encoding endonuclease III: MRERAEAVLKILDPLYPREKTALKYRTSFQLLVATILSAQCTDKRVNEVTEKLFKKYKTPEDFLKVPIARLEEEIRPTGFFRNKAKALKGCSRGLVDLYGGEVPSTMEEMLKLPGVGRKTANCVLGAAFDVPGVVVDTHVKRLAQRLGFTNNQDPDRIERDLQELLPPERWRRFSDVLIYHGREVCKARKPAHDRCAVFHLCPSKDQ; the protein is encoded by the coding sequence ATGAGGGAAAGGGCGGAGGCCGTCCTGAAAATCCTGGATCCCCTGTACCCCCGCGAGAAAACCGCCCTGAAATACCGCACCTCGTTTCAACTCCTCGTGGCCACCATCCTCTCGGCCCAGTGTACGGACAAACGGGTCAACGAGGTCACGGAGAAGCTTTTCAAGAAATACAAGACACCCGAAGACTTTCTCAAGGTTCCAATAGCACGACTGGAAGAGGAGATCCGGCCCACGGGATTTTTCAGGAATAAGGCCAAGGCATTGAAAGGTTGCAGCCGGGGTCTGGTGGACCTTTATGGGGGAGAGGTTCCTTCCACCATGGAAGAAATGTTGAAACTCCCGGGGGTGGGCAGGAAGACAGCCAATTGCGTTTTAGGCGCTGCCTTCGACGTGCCCGGCGTGGTGGTGGATACCCACGTCAAACGACTTGCACAACGTCTAGGATTCACGAATAATCAAGATCCGGACAGGATCGAGAGGGACCTCCAGGAACTGCTGCCCCCCGAAAGATGGAGGCGTTTTTCTGATGTACTCATCTACCATGGACGGGAGGTCTGCAAGGCCAGGAAACCTGCCCATGACCGGTGTGCGGTCTTTCATCTTTGTCCGTCCAAGGACCAATGA
- the amrA gene encoding AmmeMemoRadiSam system protein A yields MVESHQLTEEEGKYLLKVARKTIEAALFGEESKESAEEGSSKKLLERRGTFVTLTMEGRLRGCIGHIIPHETILEGIRINALNAAFRDPRFRPLTREEWKRVKIEISVLTDPRELPYKDAQDLLEKLRPGVDGVIIKKGYHQATFLPQVWEQLPDKKEFLTHLCMKAGLDGDAWKKGDLEVSTYQVQAFEE; encoded by the coding sequence ATGGTTGAGTCCCATCAACTGACGGAAGAAGAGGGGAAATACCTCCTGAAGGTTGCGAGAAAGACCATCGAGGCGGCCCTCTTTGGCGAAGAGAGCAAGGAGAGTGCCGAGGAGGGTTCTTCCAAAAAACTGCTGGAAAGAAGGGGCACCTTCGTCACCCTTACCATGGAAGGGCGTCTTAGGGGTTGTATCGGGCACATCATTCCCCATGAGACCATCTTGGAAGGTATACGGATCAACGCCCTGAACGCTGCATTTCGAGATCCGAGGTTCAGGCCCCTTACCAGGGAAGAATGGAAGCGGGTCAAGATCGAGATAAGTGTACTTACCGATCCCCGGGAACTGCCTTACAAAGACGCGCAGGACTTGCTTGAAAAGCTCAGACCCGGCGTGGACGGGGTGATCATCAAAAAGGGGTACCACCAGGCTACTTTCCTCCCCCAGGTCTGGGAACAACTCCCGGACAAGAAGGAGTTCCTCACTCATCTGTGCATGAAGGCAGGCCTGGATGGGGACGCCTGGAAAAAGGGTGACCTGGAGGTTTCCACTTACCAGGTCCAGGCCTTCGAGGAGTAA